From Symphalangus syndactylus isolate Jambi chromosome X, NHGRI_mSymSyn1-v2.1_pri, whole genome shotgun sequence, the proteins below share one genomic window:
- the LOC129475598 gene encoding LOW QUALITY PROTEIN: melanoma-associated antigen C2-like (The sequence of the model RefSeq protein was modified relative to this genomic sequence to represent the inferred CDS: inserted 1 base in 1 codon), translating into MPLFPSVPFPNFAEDSQYPVVIEDWIDAQDPTDEEEEEASISSSTFYLLLSSSSSSSSSSLILGGFEEEEVHSAGMSSLLQSTPKSPPQGPSQRPPQNPLSSCSSSVSWSPMNEESSSHKEEDASTCPGLPDSEFFLTDTLDEKVAESVEFLLLKYQTKEPITESEMLTIVITKYKDYFPVILEKACEFIELLYGLSLIEVGPDHFYVFANTVDLADEGSDDKGRPENCLLILILSVIFIKGSCAXEEVIWEVLKAIGVYAGREHFVYGEPRELLIKVWVQEHYLEYRKVPNSSPPRYEFLWGPRAHSESTKQKVLEFLAKLYNSIPISFPSWYKDALKDVEERAQAIISTTDDATAMPNASFSFMSSNFSCPE; encoded by the exons ATGCCTCTCTTTCCAAGCGTTCCGTTCCCCAACTTTGCGGAAGATTCCCAGTACCCAGTTGTGATAGAGGATTGGATAGATGCACAGGATCCCacagatgaggaagaggaggaagcctccatttcctcttctactttctacttactactttcctcctcttcctcctcctcatcctcttctCTGATTCTTGGTGGctttgaggaggaggaggtgcaCTCTGCTGGGATGTCAAGTCTTCTCCAGAGCACTCCCAAGAGTCCTCCACAGGGTCCTTCCCAGCGTCCTCCCCAGAATCCTCTGAGCTCCTGCTCTTCCTCTGTTTCATGGAGCCCAATGAATGAAGAGTCCAGCAGTCACAAAGAGGAGGATGCAAGTACCTGTCCTGGCCTGCCAGACAGTGAGTTCTTTCTCACAGATACACTAGATGAAAAGGTGGCCGAGTCAGTGGAGTTCCTGCTCCTCAAATACCAAACAAAGGAGCCTATAACGGAGTCAGAGATGCTGACGATTGTCATCACCAAGTACAAAGACTACTTTCCTGTGATACTCGAGAAAGCCTGTGAGTTCATAGAGCTTCTTTATGGCCTTTCCCTGATAGAAGTGGGCCCTGACCACTTCTATGTGTTTGCAAACACAGTAGACCTCGCCGATGAGGGTAGTGATGACAAGGGCAGGCCTGAGAACTGCCTCCTGATTCTTATTCTGAGTGTGATCTTCATAAAGGGCAGCTGTG CCGAGGAGGTCATCTGGGAAGTGCTGAAGGCAATAGGGGTGTATGCTGGAAGGGAGCACTTCGTCTATGGGGAGCCCAGGGAGCTCCTCATTAAAGTTTGGGTGCAGGAACATTACCTGGAGTATCGGAAGGTGCCCAACAGTTCTCCTCCACGTTATGAATTCCTGTGGGGTCCGAGAGCCCATTCAGAAAGCACCAAGCAGAAAGTACTAGAGTTTTTGGCCAAGCTATACAATAGTATCCCTATTTCCTTTCCATCCTGGTACAAGGATGCTTTGAAAGATGTGGAAGAGAGAGCCCAGGCCATAATCTCCACCACAGATGATGCCACTGCCATGCCCAATGCAAGCTTCAGTTTCATGTCCAGCAACTTCTCCTGTCCTGAATGA